A single region of the Shinella sp. PSBB067 genome encodes:
- a CDS encoding Xaa-Pro peptidase family protein: MDSAGVVLGQESAFPRDEYEKRQARAQAGLARAGLDALVITGPENIFYLTGQQTPGYYTFQALVLPAEGDPVFVIRQLEYFNFIANTFISDAEVYQDSEDPIGFLMKVITRKGLSGKRVAIDKRGWFLPIAVYETLQSALGTVHDGAGIVEALRAVKSPLEVEKLETAASYVDAGMRAGLAAVRAGASDNDLVAAMMEAAIRAGSEYMGMEPLVSTGRRTGVPHGTWRRTALSANDPAFLEMAAVHDRYHAALMRSAWVGPVPQEAEDMMKVCQDALAAALDEIRPGVACEVPHIACQKVIDAAGYTDNFRKRLGYSVGISFAPDWGEGAILSLNAGVKIALQPGMTFHLPPALRIYGRFTVGVSETIVVTETGWRQLGTVPRALTRIDA, from the coding sequence ATGGATAGCGCAGGTGTCGTGCTGGGCCAGGAGTCGGCCTTTCCAAGAGACGAATACGAGAAGAGGCAGGCGCGTGCGCAGGCCGGCCTTGCCAGGGCCGGGCTCGATGCCCTGGTCATCACGGGACCGGAGAACATCTTCTATCTGACGGGGCAGCAGACGCCGGGCTATTATACCTTCCAGGCGCTGGTGCTGCCGGCCGAGGGCGATCCTGTCTTCGTCATCCGCCAGCTCGAATATTTCAACTTCATCGCCAACACGTTCATCTCCGACGCCGAGGTCTACCAGGACAGCGAGGATCCGATCGGCTTCCTGATGAAGGTGATCACGCGCAAGGGCCTTTCCGGCAAGCGCGTCGCCATCGACAAGCGCGGCTGGTTCCTGCCGATCGCCGTCTACGAGACCCTCCAGTCGGCCCTCGGCACGGTTCACGACGGCGCCGGCATCGTCGAGGCGCTGCGCGCCGTCAAGTCGCCGCTCGAAGTGGAGAAGCTGGAAACGGCGGCGTCCTATGTGGATGCCGGCATGCGGGCCGGCCTTGCCGCCGTCCGGGCGGGCGCCTCCGACAACGACCTGGTCGCGGCCATGATGGAGGCCGCCATCCGGGCGGGCTCGGAATATATGGGCATGGAACCGCTCGTCTCGACCGGCCGGCGCACGGGCGTGCCGCACGGGACATGGCGGCGCACGGCCCTTTCGGCGAACGATCCCGCCTTCCTCGAAATGGCCGCGGTGCATGACCGCTACCACGCAGCGCTGATGCGCTCGGCCTGGGTCGGCCCGGTGCCGCAGGAGGCCGAGGACATGATGAAGGTCTGCCAGGACGCGCTCGCCGCCGCGCTGGACGAGATCAGGCCCGGCGTTGCCTGCGAGGTGCCGCACATCGCCTGCCAGAAGGTCATCGATGCCGCCGGCTACACGGACAATTTCCGCAAGCGCCTCGGCTATTCGGTCGGCATCTCGTTCGCGCCGGACTGGGGCGAGGGGGCGATCCTCTCGCTGAATGCCGGCGTCAAGATCGCGCTCCAGCCGGGCATGACATTCCATCTGCCGCCCGCCCTCCGCATCTACGGACGTTTCACCGTGGGGGTCTCGGAAACCATCGTCGTCACGGAAACGGGCTGGCGCCAGCTCGGCACCGTGCCGCGCGCTCTCACCCGCATCGACGCGTAA
- a CDS encoding dihydrodipicolinate synthase family protein, with protein MKDRQEAQARLKGIFNITMTPFTREGALDKEGLARNVERVIALGYDGVLIGGTYGEFPTMTVAERADVFTHVMDVIGDRIPAMLCSAGSDPRDVYELTKLAGDLGGVPMVTAPYVSEITDDQIVDFFRDVAPLSKTGIIIYNAPGIGITLSPALIGRLADIDGMVGLKQGDLNPTAIDRIANDLRGRVRTFCASDLAFLGPVMAGFDGFSTTNSGALPELILATYRALEAGDASTARDLHALWYDYRALARAHGQPQLVKAAMNLRGFDGGSVRLPLRDIPAAVQPKLRAVMERLAADSRTGLKLAA; from the coding sequence ATGAAGGACCGTCAGGAGGCGCAGGCGCGCCTGAAAGGCATCTTCAACATCACCATGACGCCCTTCACCAGGGAGGGTGCGCTCGACAAGGAGGGGCTCGCCCGCAACGTCGAGCGCGTCATCGCCCTCGGCTATGACGGCGTGCTCATCGGCGGCACCTATGGCGAGTTTCCCACCATGACCGTGGCGGAGCGCGCCGACGTCTTCACGCATGTCATGGACGTGATCGGCGATCGCATTCCGGCAATGCTCTGCTCGGCCGGTTCCGACCCGCGCGACGTCTACGAGCTGACGAAGCTTGCCGGCGATCTCGGCGGCGTGCCGATGGTGACGGCTCCCTACGTCTCGGAGATCACCGACGACCAGATCGTCGACTTCTTCCGCGACGTGGCGCCGCTCTCCAAGACGGGGATCATCATCTACAACGCGCCGGGCATCGGCATCACGCTTTCGCCGGCCCTGATCGGCCGCCTGGCCGATATCGACGGCATGGTCGGCCTGAAGCAGGGCGACCTCAACCCGACGGCGATCGACCGCATCGCGAACGACCTGCGTGGTCGCGTGCGCACCTTCTGCGCCTCGGACCTCGCCTTCCTCGGCCCCGTCATGGCCGGTTTCGATGGCTTTTCGACGACGAATAGCGGCGCGCTGCCGGAACTGATCCTCGCGACCTACCGCGCGCTGGAAGCCGGCGATGCATCGACCGCCCGCGACCTGCACGCGCTCTGGTACGACTATCGTGCGCTCGCCCGCGCGCATGGCCAGCCGCAGCTTGTGAAGGCGGCGATGAACCTGCGCGGCTTCGACGGCGGGTCCGTCCGCCTGCCGCTGCGCGATATCCCGGCCGCCGTGCAGCCGAAGCTGCGCGCCGTCATGGAAAGGCTCGCCGCGGATTCGCGCACGGGCCTCAAGCTCGCCGCCTGA
- a CDS encoding pyridoxal phosphate-dependent aminotransferase: MNSRLSPRMAVVGASPTAEISNKLRALAARGADVINLGEGELDFATPAHVCEAGIQAIRDGDTKYTAVSGTAALKAAIARKFERENGLRYAPSEIIAGTGAKQLIFNAFLATLGEGEEVIVPAPYWVSYPDMIRLAGAKPVIVPCHARDGWKLTPEALAAALTPRTRWVILNSPNNPTGAVYGRSELSALEEVLAGHDALVMADDIYEHIVHDGSFVAPAAAMPRLAGRVLTINGVSKGYSMTGWRLGYAGGPEWLIRAMDVLQSQSTSNPSTISQAATIAALDGDLSFLDGWKRTLLARREQVLSAIASISGLSALPTPGAFYVFADCTGLFGRRTPAGTVLASDLDVAGYLLEEAHVGMVHGSAFGMPGHLRIAYAIDDDRLAEALSRVAAALGRLA, from the coding sequence ATGAATTCCAGACTCTCGCCCCGCATGGCCGTCGTCGGCGCGTCGCCGACCGCGGAAATATCGAACAAGCTGCGGGCGCTGGCCGCCCGTGGCGCCGACGTCATCAACCTGGGCGAAGGAGAACTGGACTTCGCGACCCCTGCCCATGTCTGCGAGGCCGGCATCCAGGCCATTCGCGACGGGGACACCAAATACACGGCCGTCTCCGGCACCGCCGCGCTCAAGGCGGCCATCGCGCGCAAGTTCGAACGGGAAAACGGCCTTCGCTACGCCCCCTCCGAGATCATTGCCGGGACGGGCGCCAAGCAACTGATCTTCAACGCCTTCCTGGCGACCCTCGGCGAAGGCGAAGAGGTGATCGTGCCCGCGCCCTATTGGGTGAGCTATCCGGACATGATCCGGCTGGCAGGCGCAAAGCCCGTCATCGTGCCGTGCCACGCGCGGGACGGCTGGAAGCTGACGCCCGAGGCGCTGGCGGCCGCGCTGACCCCGCGCACCCGCTGGGTCATCCTGAACTCGCCGAACAATCCGACGGGCGCGGTCTATGGCCGCTCCGAACTCTCGGCGCTGGAAGAGGTGCTGGCAGGACATGATGCCCTCGTCATGGCGGACGACATCTACGAGCATATCGTCCACGACGGCAGCTTCGTGGCGCCTGCGGCCGCGATGCCGCGGCTGGCCGGTCGCGTGCTGACGATCAACGGCGTCTCGAAGGGCTATTCGATGACGGGATGGCGGCTCGGCTATGCCGGCGGGCCGGAATGGCTGATCCGCGCCATGGACGTCCTTCAGTCGCAGAGCACATCGAACCCCTCGACCATCTCTCAGGCCGCGACCATCGCCGCGCTCGACGGCGACCTCTCCTTCCTGGACGGCTGGAAACGGACGCTGCTGGCGCGCCGTGAACAGGTGCTCTCCGCCATCGCGTCGATATCAGGCCTCTCCGCACTGCCCACGCCGGGCGCCTTCTACGTCTTCGCCGACTGCACCGGCCTCTTCGGCAGGCGGACACCGGCAGGCACCGTCCTGGCCTCCGACCTCGATGTCGCCGGCTATCTTCTGGAGGAGGCCCATGTCGGCATGGTGCACGGCTCGGCATTCGGCATGCCCGGGCACCTGCGCATCGCCTATGCCATCGACGACGACAGGCTCGCCGAAGCGCTGTCGCGCGTGGCCGCAGCCCTCGGCAGGCTTGCCTGA
- a CDS encoding gamma-glutamyl-gamma-aminobutyrate hydrolase family protein (Members of this family of hydrolases with an active site Cys residue belong to MEROPS family C26.): MGRIILVRHETDHPALYGAAAALVAAAEGGRLFWPAARFDFDRHPDAEQHVADEGALIPSGLIWADRLTRRSARPLAELSDEAVAVVPVHAAFLADGDAVSRFAAAGAEDRTVRLEENRFIDADGRVIGWRDRFGRVLRVEPAAVAPSGPVLALAGPVEQFLETCPAPLAALADAIDAEAPGATLRFLDPRDLPADSLAGVDGVLLPGGSQMSAVAGQIALARAARAGATPIAGLCLGMQSMATAAARELSGWEDTDMAEAAPAAARHSFIRIETGEYRLGRRITRSVPGSRLRQLLGAESEIACNHRYRLAPALHEGLASRGVLVSALGGEPGQDIADAIEATDGFYMGMQGHPELSSRPGHPHPLLRAFVAEAARTARARRA, from the coding sequence ATGGGGCGCATCATCCTCGTTCGGCACGAAACGGATCATCCCGCGCTCTACGGTGCGGCGGCGGCGCTCGTCGCGGCTGCCGAAGGCGGGCGGCTGTTCTGGCCGGCGGCACGATTCGACTTTGATCGCCATCCCGATGCCGAACAGCATGTCGCCGATGAAGGCGCGCTTATCCCCAGCGGCCTGATCTGGGCGGACCGCCTCACCAGGCGAAGCGCCCGCCCTCTCGCCGAGCTTTCGGACGAGGCGGTGGCCGTCGTGCCCGTGCATGCGGCTTTTCTTGCCGACGGCGATGCCGTGTCGCGGTTTGCCGCAGCGGGCGCGGAAGACAGGACCGTCCGTCTGGAGGAGAACCGCTTCATCGACGCCGACGGCCGCGTGATCGGCTGGCGGGACCGGTTCGGCCGGGTGCTTCGCGTGGAGCCGGCCGCCGTCGCGCCGTCCGGCCCCGTCCTCGCCCTTGCGGGGCCGGTGGAACAGTTTCTTGAAACCTGCCCGGCGCCGCTTGCTGCGCTGGCGGATGCCATTGATGCCGAGGCGCCGGGCGCCACGCTGCGTTTCCTCGATCCGCGCGACCTGCCGGCCGATTCGCTTGCCGGTGTCGACGGTGTGTTGCTGCCCGGCGGATCGCAGATGTCGGCGGTGGCGGGGCAGATCGCGCTTGCCCGCGCCGCGCGGGCAGGCGCAACCCCGATCGCGGGCCTCTGCCTCGGCATGCAGAGCATGGCGACTGCGGCCGCCCGCGAGCTTTCCGGCTGGGAGGATACGGACATGGCGGAGGCGGCTCCCGCCGCCGCCCGTCACAGTTTCATCCGCATCGAGACAGGCGAATACAGGCTTGGCCGGCGCATCACCCGGTCCGTGCCGGGCAGCCGTCTCCGGCAGCTTCTCGGGGCCGAGAGCGAAATCGCCTGCAATCACCGCTACAGGCTGGCCCCCGCCCTGCATGAGGGGCTGGCAAGCCGCGGCGTGCTGGTAAGCGCGCTCGGGGGCGAGCCGGGCCAGGATATCGCCGACGCGATAGAGGCGACGGACGGCTTCTACATGGGCATGCAGGGGCATCCCGAGCTTTCGTCCCGCCCGGGACATCCGCACCCGCTTCTTCGCGCCTTCGTGGCCGAAGCCGCAAGAACCGCCCGCGCCCGTCGGGCCTGA
- a CDS encoding SDR family oxidoreductase, with product MDLELSRRTALVLGASGGLGRAIAESLAAEGANVILGGRSAERLEPVRSAIAASASGRISTLVTDLADPAAVEQAIAELQAGDKPDIVVLNGGGPAPGAMAALDADSLVPQFRAMVEAPIRIATALLPHMRGQRFGRILVLLSSGVVQPIPNLGLSNTLRLSLVGWAKTLAAEVAADGVTVNGLIPGRIHTDRVDQLDAAAAKRTGKTADEVAAASRATIPMGRYGAPREFADAACFLCSGRAGYITGTSLRVDGGMLRNI from the coding sequence ATGGATCTTGAACTCAGCCGCCGCACCGCCCTCGTGCTCGGCGCTTCAGGCGGCCTTGGCCGGGCCATCGCGGAAAGCCTCGCCGCCGAAGGCGCCAATGTCATTCTCGGCGGCCGTTCCGCCGAACGGCTGGAGCCGGTGCGCTCGGCCATTGCGGCGTCCGCATCGGGCCGCATCTCCACGCTCGTTACGGACCTTGCCGATCCGGCGGCCGTGGAGCAGGCGATTGCCGAACTGCAGGCCGGCGACAAGCCCGACATCGTCGTGCTCAACGGTGGCGGCCCCGCGCCGGGCGCGATGGCCGCGCTGGATGCAGACAGCCTCGTCCCGCAGTTCCGCGCCATGGTCGAGGCGCCGATCCGCATCGCCACGGCCCTTCTGCCGCATATGCGCGGGCAGCGCTTCGGCCGCATTCTCGTGCTGCTGTCTTCCGGTGTCGTGCAGCCGATCCCCAATCTCGGCCTGTCCAACACGCTGCGCCTTTCCCTCGTCGGCTGGGCGAAGACGCTCGCCGCCGAAGTGGCGGCCGACGGCGTGACGGTCAACGGCCTTATCCCCGGCCGTATCCACACCGACCGCGTCGACCAGCTGGATGCCGCCGCCGCCAAGCGGACCGGCAAGACGGCGGACGAGGTCGCCGCGGCTTCCCGCGCGACGATCCCGATGGGACGCTACGGCGCACCGCGCGAGTTCGCCGATGCGGCGTGCTTCCTCTGCTCGGGGCGTGCGGGCTACATCACCGGCACGAGCCTGCGCGTCGACGGCGGCATGCTGCGCAACATCTGA
- a CDS encoding fumarylacetoacetate hydrolase family protein, which translates to MSDYVIDPPPVASLPVAGSTARFPVRRIFCVGRNYADHAREMGHDPDREPPFFFDKPADALVVGDEDVPYPSATDQLEHEAELVAALGSGGCNIDAAGALDCVWGYAVGNDLTRRDIQAEAKKLGRPWTMAKGFDGSAVCGPVYPAARIGHPVSGHIRLLVNGTLRQSGDIAQMIWTLPEIIAALSRLVELKAGDLIYTGTPSGVGSLVPGDVVEIAIAGLGEVRSRITSRSC; encoded by the coding sequence ATGAGCGACTATGTCATCGACCCGCCCCCGGTGGCGAGCCTGCCCGTTGCCGGCTCCACGGCACGCTTTCCCGTGCGGCGCATCTTCTGCGTCGGGCGCAACTATGCCGACCATGCGCGCGAAATGGGTCACGACCCGGACCGCGAGCCGCCCTTCTTCTTCGACAAGCCGGCGGACGCCCTGGTCGTGGGGGACGAGGATGTTCCCTATCCGAGCGCGACGGATCAACTCGAACACGAGGCGGAACTCGTGGCGGCCCTCGGCAGCGGCGGCTGCAATATCGATGCGGCCGGGGCACTGGACTGCGTATGGGGTTACGCTGTCGGCAACGACCTCACCCGGCGCGACATTCAGGCGGAAGCCAAGAAGCTCGGCCGCCCGTGGACGATGGCCAAGGGGTTCGACGGTTCTGCCGTTTGCGGGCCCGTCTATCCTGCCGCGCGCATCGGCCATCCGGTGAGCGGACACATCCGTCTGCTCGTCAACGGAACGCTGCGCCAGTCCGGCGATATCGCACAGATGATATGGACGCTTCCGGAGATCATTGCGGCGCTCTCACGCCTGGTCGAACTGAAGGCTGGCGACCTCATCTACACAGGAACGCCGTCTGGCGTGGGAAGCCTTGTGCCGGGGGATGTCGTGGAAATTGCGATCGCGGGGCTCGGTGAGGTTCGTAGCAGGATTACATCGCGATCCTGTTGA
- a CDS encoding HAD family hydrolase, translated as MMTSSSAPVLLWDIDGTLLYNDVRGLGPYLDAIARVAPGVPVPEIVTHGKTDWQVICELLEAAKLDIGLAEAVSEQLDEVSRSYLDPEGALKLLPFVPEALGAFQSAGLRNGLLTGNSIGRSRMKLEGAGLDAGLIDWDAGFFGSRTRVRSDLSHAARARFEGVPMLLIGDTPLDGHAAQKAGIPFVAVCTGVYDASAFEGENCLLVLEDLGDGRDRILEVLPQIE; from the coding sequence ATGATGACTTCCTCCAGCGCCCCGGTCCTGCTCTGGGACATCGACGGCACCCTGCTTTACAACGACGTACGCGGCCTCGGCCCCTATCTCGACGCCATCGCCCGCGTCGCGCCGGGCGTGCCGGTTCCCGAAATCGTCACCCACGGCAAGACCGACTGGCAGGTCATCTGCGAATTGCTGGAAGCGGCCAAGCTCGACATCGGCCTTGCCGAGGCCGTTTCGGAACAGCTCGACGAGGTTTCCCGCAGCTATCTCGACCCCGAGGGCGCGCTGAAGCTGCTGCCCTTCGTGCCGGAAGCGCTCGGTGCGTTCCAAAGCGCCGGCCTGCGCAACGGCCTGCTCACTGGCAATTCCATCGGCCGCAGCCGCATGAAGCTGGAAGGCGCCGGGCTCGACGCCGGCCTGATCGACTGGGACGCCGGCTTCTTCGGCTCGCGCACCCGCGTTCGCAGCGACCTTTCCCATGCCGCCCGCGCCCGCTTCGAGGGCGTGCCGATGCTGCTCATCGGCGACACCCCGCTCGACGGCCATGCAGCACAGAAAGCCGGCATCCCCTTCGTCGCGGTCTGCACCGGCGTCTACGACGCCAGCGCCTTCGAGGGCGAAAATTGCCTCCTCGTGCTGGAGGATCTCGGCGATGGCCGGGACCGGATTCTGGAGGTCCTCCCGCAGATCGAATAG
- a CDS encoding inositol monophosphatase, whose amino-acid sequence MTLVRTEPATLAEDLADCAAAAARKAGAYAHRHFGGLISADHKSRHSDVVTEFDRGAEEMIRAALLGAYPASTVIGEEFGGTGGSEIAWIVDPIDGTSNFAGGLPLYCISIGIVLRGELVAGVIYDPERDELFRGTAAGLTVNGRPAESRAGEDDRDCICLMNFPYEAKPLGETAIARYLDALNGFRAVRRLGSAALALAYVAAGRADVACEISTNPWDHAAGMALVLAGGGGLVCRGHDGTPAAPVWKAGRYIAHGRGFAPARSSLDGIVTLPPQSGE is encoded by the coding sequence ATGACGCTTGTGCGAACCGAACCCGCCACGCTCGCGGAAGACCTCGCCGATTGCGCCGCCGCCGCCGCGCGCAAGGCAGGCGCCTATGCCCACCGGCATTTCGGCGGGCTGATCAGCGCCGACCACAAGAGCCGCCACAGCGATGTCGTCACCGAATTCGACCGCGGCGCGGAGGAGATGATCCGCGCCGCGCTGCTGGGCGCCTATCCGGCATCGACGGTGATCGGCGAGGAATTCGGCGGGACGGGCGGAAGCGAGATCGCCTGGATCGTCGATCCCATCGACGGCACCAGCAATTTCGCCGGCGGGCTGCCGCTCTATTGCATCTCCATCGGTATCGTCCTGCGGGGCGAGCTCGTCGCGGGCGTGATCTACGATCCCGAACGCGACGAACTGTTCCGCGGCACGGCGGCCGGCCTGACGGTGAACGGCCGACCGGCCGAAAGCCGCGCCGGGGAGGACGACCGGGACTGCATCTGCCTGATGAATTTCCCCTACGAGGCGAAGCCCCTCGGCGAAACGGCGATTGCCCGCTATCTCGATGCGCTGAACGGTTTCCGCGCCGTGCGGCGGCTCGGTTCCGCCGCGCTGGCGCTCGCCTATGTCGCCGCCGGCCGGGCCGACGTCGCCTGCGAAATCTCGACCAATCCGTGGGACCACGCCGCCGGCATGGCGCTGGTGCTCGCGGGCGGCGGCGGTCTTGTCTGCCGCGGCCATGACGGCACGCCGGCCGCGCCGGTGTGGAAGGCCGGACGCTACATCGCCCACGGCCGGGGCTTTGCGCCCGCCCGGTCCTCCCTCGACGGCATCGTCACCCTTCCCCCCCAATCCGGAGAATAA
- a CDS encoding ABC transporter ATP-binding protein, which yields MSDVILKNVVKNYGGRFLAVNDLTTTFKAGEFVCLLGPSGCGKTTTLRMIAGLERPNSGELLFGDRVFFSSRSGEFLRPEKRNLGLMFQSYALWPHMTVEQNVVFGLSMRKATAAEKASRFEELAKLFHLDGLGGRYPRELSGGQQQRVALARMLAVNPSLLLLDEPLSNLDAALRLEMRAELKRLHNTLGCTVIFVTHDQLEAMTMATTIAVMNKGVIEQMARPMDIYHRPATRFVANFVGNPPMNMVDARQGDDLAAWLGNARPFPARTVETFGVRPEALRMAAPGAGAMAATIDTIQPTGADWIVGLAVAGRPMFALSAEPPPAAVGETVGLTLKADGVHAFDGEGRNLEAVA from the coding sequence ATGTCGGACGTAATCCTCAAGAATGTGGTGAAGAACTACGGCGGCAGGTTTCTCGCCGTCAACGACCTGACCACGACCTTCAAGGCCGGTGAATTCGTCTGCCTGCTCGGGCCCTCCGGCTGCGGAAAGACGACGACGCTGCGCATGATCGCCGGGCTGGAACGGCCCAACAGCGGCGAGCTTCTGTTCGGCGACCGGGTGTTCTTCTCATCCAGGAGCGGCGAATTCCTGCGCCCCGAAAAGCGCAATCTCGGCCTGATGTTCCAGAGCTACGCCCTCTGGCCGCACATGACCGTCGAGCAGAACGTCGTCTTCGGCCTGTCCATGCGCAAGGCCACGGCGGCGGAAAAAGCGAGCCGCTTCGAGGAACTGGCGAAACTCTTCCACCTGGACGGGCTGGGCGGGCGCTATCCGCGCGAACTGTCCGGCGGCCAGCAGCAGCGCGTGGCGCTGGCGCGCATGCTGGCGGTCAATCCGAGCCTGCTGCTCCTCGACGAACCGCTCTCCAACCTCGACGCGGCGCTGCGCCTGGAAATGCGCGCGGAGCTGAAGCGCCTGCACAACACGCTCGGCTGCACGGTGATCTTCGTCACCCACGACCAGTTGGAGGCCATGACCATGGCCACCACCATCGCCGTGATGAACAAGGGCGTCATCGAGCAGATGGCACGGCCGATGGACATCTACCATCGCCCCGCCACCCGCTTCGTCGCCAATTTCGTCGGCAACCCGCCGATGAACATGGTGGACGCCCGGCAGGGCGACGACCTCGCTGCCTGGCTCGGCAATGCCCGCCCCTTCCCCGCCCGCACGGTGGAAACCTTCGGCGTGCGGCCGGAAGCCCTGCGCATGGCCGCGCCCGGCGCCGGCGCGATGGCGGCGACGATCGACACGATCCAGCCGACCGGCGCGGACTGGATCGTCGGCCTTGCCGTCGCGGGCCGGCCGATGTTCGCCCTCAGCGCCGAGCCGCCGCCGGCCGCCGTCGGCGAGACGGTCGGCCTGACCCTCAAGGCGGACGGCGTCCATGCCTTCGACGGCGAGGGCCGCAACCTGGAGGCCGTTGCCTGA
- a CDS encoding iron ABC transporter permease, giving the protein MAISTSAARPPLRIRLRLLLADLRAEPSLAIGAVLAVVLGYLVLAPVAAIVASALRFTRMDAVRAGAKPGDMTFSYLERVFHSPVSIDVFWTPLWNTLSVALCSTILAVIFGLALAALVTSTNIRGRGLLGFLLIIPYMLPSQALASAWITVFKNRRTGGAPGMLEAIGLAPPDWLSYGPLPIVICLALSYFPFAFLLFSNALNKIDTQLEEAATTLGAPQRVVWMKVLLPLLIPTTMSVLLLTVARTLGTFATPYVLGAPVGYTLLSTSLYSSIRSGASGVAAVLAIVLAIFGILMLLADIWMVRNWQRFVTVGGKGGKRDVAELGGLRLPFTAIAWAVFLVAAFAPLLVMLLSTVMREPGVFALSNFGLAYWTGTESQPGVFTSPEILTALGNSLAIAGSAAVLCGVLGLTVGYAVVRLSGGWLAGFLRQVSFLPYLMPGLAFAAAFLSLFAVPRGPIPALYGSLSLLILVMVVTYLPYASRSGISAMMQVGREPEEAGMVLGAGFFRRILTIIGPLQKTALVTAIILPFISGMKELSLVIMLVTPGTEMLTTQSLRFLDYGHTQLANATILIIGLVVMLLVLLLQRITKTNLAGGLGG; this is encoded by the coding sequence ATGGCAATTTCGACTTCGGCGGCAAGACCGCCGCTCCGCATACGCCTCAGGTTGCTGCTCGCCGACCTGCGCGCGGAGCCGAGCCTTGCGATCGGCGCGGTTCTCGCCGTCGTGCTCGGCTATCTCGTGCTGGCGCCGGTCGCCGCCATCGTGGCGAGCGCGTTGCGCTTCACCCGCATGGACGCCGTGCGCGCCGGCGCCAAACCCGGCGACATGACGTTTTCCTACCTGGAACGCGTCTTCCACTCGCCCGTGAGCATCGATGTATTCTGGACGCCGCTCTGGAACACCCTGAGCGTCGCCCTGTGCTCGACCATCCTCGCCGTCATCTTCGGGCTGGCGCTCGCCGCCCTTGTCACGAGCACCAATATCCGCGGCCGCGGCCTTCTCGGCTTCCTGCTGATCATTCCCTACATGCTGCCCTCGCAGGCGCTCGCCTCGGCCTGGATCACCGTCTTCAAGAACCGCCGCACGGGCGGCGCGCCCGGCATGCTGGAGGCCATCGGCCTCGCCCCGCCGGACTGGCTGTCCTACGGGCCGCTGCCCATCGTCATCTGCCTTGCGCTCAGCTACTTCCCCTTCGCGTTCCTGCTGTTCTCGAATGCGCTCAACAAGATCGACACGCAGCTCGAGGAAGCCGCCACCACGCTCGGCGCACCGCAGCGCGTCGTCTGGATGAAGGTGCTGCTGCCGCTGCTCATTCCCACGACCATGTCGGTGCTGCTTCTCACCGTCGCCCGCACGCTCGGCACCTTCGCCACGCCCTACGTGCTCGGCGCGCCCGTCGGCTATACGCTGCTTTCCACCTCGCTCTATTCCTCGATCCGCTCCGGCGCCTCGGGTGTCGCCGCCGTGCTTGCCATCGTGCTCGCGATCTTCGGCATCCTCATGCTGCTCGCCGATATCTGGATGGTGCGCAACTGGCAGCGCTTCGTCACCGTCGGCGGAAAGGGCGGCAAGCGTGACGTTGCCGAACTTGGCGGCCTTCGCCTGCCTTTCACGGCGATCGCCTGGGCGGTCTTCCTCGTCGCCGCCTTCGCCCCGCTCCTCGTCATGCTGCTGTCGACCGTCATGCGCGAGCCGGGCGTCTTCGCCCTCTCCAATTTCGGCCTCGCCTACTGGACCGGCACGGAGAGCCAGCCCGGCGTCTTCACCAGCCCGGAAATCCTGACGGCGCTTGGCAACAGCCTGGCGATCGCCGGTTCGGCCGCCGTCCTGTGCGGCGTGCTGGGGCTGACGGTCGGCTATGCGGTGGTGCGGCTTTCGGGCGGCTGGCTTGCCGGCTTCCTGCGGCAGGTCTCGTTCCTGCCCTACCTGATGCCCGGCCTTGCCTTCGCCGCTGCATTCCTCTCGCTCTTCGCCGTGCCGCGCGGGCCCATCCCGGCGCTCTACGGCTCGCTCAGCCTGCTCATCCTCGTCATGGTCGTGACGTACCTGCCCTATGCCTCGCGCTCCGGCATCTCGGCGATGATGCAGGTCGGGCGCGAGCCGGAGGAGGCCGGCATGGTGCTCGGCGCCGGGTTCTTCCGCCGCATCCTCACCATCATCGGGCCTTTGCAGAAGACGGCGCTGGTGACGGCGATCATCCTGCCCTTCATTTCGGGCATGAAGGAGCTCAGCCTCGTCATCATGCTGGTGACGCCCGGTACGGAAATGCTGACGACCCAGTCGCTGCGCTTCCTCGACTACGGCCACACGCAACTGGCCAACGCGACGATCCTGATCATCGGCCTCGTCGTCATGCTGCTCGTGCTCCTCCTCCAGAGGATCACCAAAACGAATCTCGCCGGCGGACTGGGAGGCTGA